The proteins below come from a single Kitasatospora sp. NBC_00315 genomic window:
- a CDS encoding TetR/AcrR family transcriptional regulator → MAAAAEGPRARYREQTRAEIKAVALRQLAEGGVSAVALTRIAKELGLSGPALYRYFAGRDDLLGALISDGYDDFAVEIGVAAGAVAGRTPRERLLALADGYRAWALGQPHRYLLLLGSPLPGYVAPPETLLKARAALGPFLAVFGGARPSDAVRPAVEQFEAWARQDAQVGAWVADLLPAGRSEGAAGVALAGAVLAWTRLHGVVGLEVEGHFTGMGHDPQVLLQVEIATLADTFGLDRHR, encoded by the coding sequence ATGGCAGCAGCGGCCGAGGGCCCCCGGGCCCGCTACCGGGAGCAGACCCGAGCGGAGATCAAGGCCGTGGCGCTGCGTCAGCTCGCCGAGGGCGGGGTCTCCGCGGTGGCACTCACCCGGATCGCCAAGGAACTCGGCCTCTCCGGCCCCGCGCTGTACCGCTATTTCGCCGGCCGGGACGACCTGCTCGGAGCCCTGATCAGCGACGGCTACGACGACTTCGCGGTCGAGATCGGCGTGGCCGCCGGCGCGGTCGCCGGCCGCACCCCCCGCGAGCGGTTGCTGGCGCTCGCGGACGGGTACCGAGCCTGGGCGCTCGGGCAGCCCCACCGGTATCTGCTGCTGCTCGGCTCCCCGTTGCCCGGTTACGTCGCGCCGCCCGAGACCCTGCTGAAGGCCCGCGCCGCACTCGGGCCGTTCCTGGCCGTGTTCGGCGGCGCGAGGCCGAGCGACGCGGTCCGTCCGGCGGTCGAGCAGTTCGAAGCCTGGGCCCGACAGGACGCCCAGGTCGGGGCGTGGGTGGCGGACCTCCTCCCGGCAGGTCGGTCGGAGGGGGCTGCGGGGGTCGCGCTGGCCGGGGCGGTGCTGGCGTGGACGCGGCTGCACGGCGTGGTCGGTCTGGAGGTCGAAGGCCACTTCACCGGTATGGGGCATGATCCGCAGGTCCTGCTCCAGGTGGAGATCGCCACGCTGGCCGACACGTTCGGGCTGGACCGGCACCGGTGA
- a CDS encoding transcriptional regulator, with protein MTSPLVRFRRLSGETIEQLAERGATGALHCESGTVHFADGWVVNVESAHTPGMAGALAACGRIPAEVWQETVRTFGPDCRVGRALVDQGRLTRGELELCHLAALYDAAYFVLPARSTTSWFESGARHWLGPVRPVSVHRLRRETLRRRSLLERIWPCPQLDTAPVVGARGGRTGGRATTARQRELLAHVDGLRTPLDLARLLGRPAFATTADVRRLAAAGLVATPPGGAAPATVDRPVGGRTAPAADVDADTVEFTLAGLERRSPGAALAALPGGAAARRRGEPRPLRRPSHAAAHPLSVPDPDIALLNRVRIALEARL; from the coding sequence ATGACGAGCCCACTCGTGCGCTTCCGCCGGCTGTCGGGGGAGACGATCGAGCAGTTGGCCGAACGGGGCGCCACCGGCGCGCTGCACTGCGAGAGCGGTACGGTCCACTTCGCGGACGGCTGGGTGGTCAACGTCGAGAGCGCCCACACCCCGGGCATGGCCGGTGCGTTGGCGGCCTGCGGCCGGATCCCGGCCGAGGTCTGGCAGGAGACCGTTCGCACGTTCGGGCCGGACTGCCGGGTCGGCCGCGCGCTGGTCGACCAGGGCCGGCTGACCCGCGGCGAGTTGGAGCTCTGCCACCTGGCGGCGCTCTACGACGCGGCCTACTTCGTCCTGCCGGCCCGTTCGACGACGAGCTGGTTCGAATCCGGAGCCCGGCACTGGCTGGGCCCGGTCCGCCCGGTCAGCGTCCACCGGCTGCGCCGCGAGACGCTGCGCCGCCGGAGCCTGCTGGAGCGGATCTGGCCCTGCCCGCAGCTCGACACCGCACCCGTGGTGGGGGCCCGGGGCGGGCGGACCGGTGGCCGGGCCACCACTGCCAGGCAGCGTGAACTGCTGGCGCACGTGGACGGCCTGCGCACTCCGCTGGACCTCGCCCGGCTGCTCGGCCGACCGGCCTTCGCGACCACCGCCGACGTCCGCCGGCTCGCCGCGGCGGGTCTGGTCGCCACCCCGCCGGGCGGCGCGGCCCCGGCCACGGTGGACCGGCCGGTCGGCGGGCGGACCGCCCCGGCGGCGGACGTGGACGCCGACACCGTCGAGTTCACGCTCGCCGGTCTGGAGCGCCGCAGCCCGGGCGCGGCGCTGGCCGCCCTCCCCGGCGGCGCCGCCGCCCGCCGGCGGGGCGAGCCCCGCCCCCTGCGCCGACCCTCGCACGCAGCGGCCCACCCGCTGTCCGTCCCCGACCCGGACATCGCCCTGCTGAACCGGGTCCGAATCGCCCTGGAGGCCCGACTGTGA
- a CDS encoding class F sortase, translating to MPAHSADRNRRGRRPSWAPVAAAGSLSLALAALILVPAPEHEPVRIEFAGRAPAVAAAPADPGAATPAPDAPRPAAAPAPDAPVSPPVRLVIPRIAVDAPVAPGALNRDGSVEVPPADHPGQVDWYRNGPAPGQTGPAVILGHLDTRKGPAVFHRLPQLRPGDRIEIHRQDGSTVVFLVRELRQAPKSGFPTQVVYGNTDSPQLRLITCGGRVASDGHYTDNIIVLADLDPATPSTG from the coding sequence GTGCCGGCGCACAGCGCTGACCGGAACCGTCGTGGCCGGCGCCCCTCGTGGGCGCCGGTCGCGGCGGCCGGCAGCCTCTCGCTCGCCCTCGCGGCGCTGATCCTCGTGCCCGCCCCGGAGCACGAGCCGGTCCGGATCGAGTTCGCCGGTCGCGCGCCCGCCGTGGCCGCTGCCCCCGCTGACCCGGGCGCCGCCACCCCGGCCCCCGACGCCCCGCGCCCGGCCGCCGCCCCGGCGCCCGACGCTCCGGTGTCGCCCCCCGTGCGCCTGGTGATTCCCCGGATCGCGGTGGACGCGCCGGTCGCGCCGGGCGCCCTCAACCGCGACGGCTCCGTCGAGGTCCCGCCGGCCGACCACCCCGGGCAGGTCGACTGGTACCGCAACGGTCCCGCGCCCGGCCAGACCGGACCGGCCGTGATCCTCGGTCACCTCGACACCCGCAAGGGCCCGGCGGTCTTCCACCGACTCCCACAGCTGCGCCCGGGAGACCGGATCGAGATCCACCGGCAGGACGGCAGCACCGTCGTCTTCCTGGTGCGGGAGCTCCGACAGGCCCCGAAGAGCGGTTTCCCCACCCAGGTGGTCTACGGCAACACCGACAGCCCCCAGCTGCGGCTGATCACCTGTGGCGGTCGGGTGGCGTCCGACGGCCACTACACCGACAACATCATCGTCCTCGCGGATCTGGACCCGGCCACCCCGTCGACCGGCTGA
- a CDS encoding roadblock/LC7 domain-containing protein, which produces MRRALKQRAGRRQLIALETELLAELRALRHRVPHLAGGLVASVDGLLIAHDTHGTEPAGLAALTAAALGLAQRLADTTGQGDFRESLVRGEHGYVATYAAGSACVLTVLAHPDVNVGRLHLEARRSAERVGVFLEDSLAPKEVV; this is translated from the coding sequence ATGAGGCGGGCCCTCAAGCAGCGCGCCGGAAGGAGACAGCTGATCGCCCTGGAGACCGAGCTGCTGGCCGAACTCCGCGCCCTGCGGCACCGCGTGCCGCACCTGGCGGGAGGCCTGGTGGCCAGCGTGGACGGACTGCTGATCGCCCACGACACCCACGGCACCGAACCGGCCGGTCTGGCGGCGCTCACGGCTGCCGCGCTCGGGCTGGCCCAGCGCCTCGCCGACACGACCGGGCAGGGCGACTTCCGCGAGTCGCTGGTCCGTGGCGAGCACGGCTACGTCGCCACCTACGCGGCCGGTTCGGCCTGCGTGCTCACCGTGCTGGCGCACCCGGACGTGAACGTCGGACGCCTGCACCTGGAGGCGCGGCGCTCCGCCGAACGCGTCGGCGTGTTCCTGGAGGACTCGCTCGCTCCCAAGGAAGTGGTGTGA
- a CDS encoding SPFH domain-containing protein: MADITKRFGMRHLRAAPTAHIRHLRKGVLAHDGTGLAFWFRPLTAALSEIPVDDRELGMLFHARTADFQDLTVQATVTYRITDPAVAATRIDFGIDTRTGSWRAAPLEQLGNLLTETAQQYALDLIARIPLADALVRGVTAVRERVTTGLTAEPRLTETGLAVIAVRVIALRPEAELERALRTPAREQVQQDADRATYERRAVAVERERAIAENELDSQIELARREEQLVERQGANARRGAEQAAAADAVRAEAEAVRRTRLASAEAQAARVLAAAQAESERVLGEAKAAAEQAWLTAHQQVDPQVLHALALMRLAEHLPNIGSVTLTPDLLTDLLGRLGGPATAPDAAAATAAPGATAGAATSGPTGAGAR, from the coding sequence ATGGCCGACATCACCAAGCGCTTCGGCATGCGCCACCTGCGTGCCGCTCCGACCGCGCACATCCGCCACCTGCGCAAGGGCGTCCTCGCCCACGACGGCACCGGCCTGGCCTTCTGGTTCCGGCCACTGACCGCCGCGCTCTCCGAGATACCGGTGGACGACCGGGAGCTGGGGATGCTCTTCCACGCCCGCACCGCCGACTTCCAGGACCTCACCGTCCAGGCCACCGTCACCTACCGGATCACCGACCCCGCCGTGGCCGCGACACGGATCGACTTCGGCATCGACACCCGCACCGGCTCCTGGCGCGCCGCTCCCCTGGAGCAACTCGGGAACCTCCTCACCGAGACCGCCCAGCAGTACGCGCTCGACCTCATCGCCCGCATCCCGCTCGCCGACGCCCTGGTACGCGGGGTCACCGCGGTGCGGGAGCGGGTCACCACGGGTCTCACCGCCGAACCCCGGCTCACCGAAACGGGCCTGGCGGTGATCGCCGTACGGGTCATCGCGTTGCGGCCCGAGGCGGAGCTGGAGCGCGCGCTGCGCACACCCGCCCGCGAGCAGGTCCAGCAGGACGCCGACCGGGCGACCTACGAGCGGCGCGCCGTCGCCGTCGAGCGGGAGCGCGCGATCGCCGAGAACGAGCTGGACAGCCAGATCGAGCTCGCCCGCCGCGAGGAGCAACTCGTGGAGCGGCAGGGGGCGAACGCCAGGCGCGGCGCAGAGCAGGCGGCCGCCGCGGACGCCGTCCGGGCGGAGGCGGAGGCCGTGCGCCGCACCCGGCTGGCGAGCGCCGAGGCGCAGGCGGCCCGGGTCCTGGCCGCCGCGCAGGCGGAGTCGGAACGCGTCCTGGGCGAGGCGAAGGCCGCTGCCGAACAGGCCTGGCTGACGGCCCACCAGCAGGTCGACCCCCAGGTCCTGCACGCGCTCGCCCTGATGCGGCTGGCCGAACACCTGCCGAACATCGGCAGCGTCACACTCACCCCCGACCTGCTCACCGATCTGCTCGGCCGGCTCGGCGGCCCCGCCACGGCGCCGGACGCGGCGGCGGCAACGGCGGCACCGGGCGCAACAGCCGGTGCGGCGACGAGCGGACCGACCGGAGCCGGGGCCCGATGA
- a CDS encoding ATP-binding protein, which yields MRLTISRDLPDLGAVEDAVNGALDSLPLGPDSRHQVITAVLEAVSNAVRHGRRQGGRGWVLLETDVVAGQFVLTVVDDGPGFDPRACPDPRSPERLLLPGGRGVFLMHHLMDGVDFAFPVDGGTRVTLRKNLLVDGAHGGAAEGAPTMIVSTRRSAEVTILDLNGRLTIGVGDLALREAVREELDLGTTGIVLNLAKTTAVDSAGVGELVGSSTAARNRGARLVLANLPAEVPDLLGVARLGSLSEVFETEDEAVRSF from the coding sequence ATGCGCCTGACGATCAGTCGCGACCTGCCGGATCTCGGCGCTGTGGAGGACGCCGTGAACGGCGCTCTCGACTCGCTCCCGCTCGGGCCCGACAGCCGGCACCAGGTCATCACCGCGGTGCTGGAGGCGGTGTCCAACGCCGTCCGGCACGGTCGGCGGCAGGGCGGGCGTGGTTGGGTGCTGCTGGAGACGGACGTGGTGGCCGGGCAGTTCGTCCTGACCGTCGTCGACGACGGCCCGGGTTTCGACCCGCGAGCCTGCCCGGATCCGCGGTCGCCCGAGCGACTGCTGCTCCCCGGGGGCCGGGGTGTGTTCCTGATGCACCACCTGATGGACGGCGTCGACTTCGCCTTTCCGGTCGACGGCGGCACCCGCGTCACGCTGCGCAAGAACCTTCTCGTCGACGGGGCCCACGGGGGAGCGGCGGAGGGCGCGCCGACGATGATCGTCTCGACCCGCCGGAGCGCTGAGGTGACGATCCTCGACCTGAACGGCAGGCTGACGATCGGGGTGGGAGACCTGGCGCTGCGGGAGGCCGTCAGGGAGGAGCTCGACCTCGGCACCACCGGGATCGTCCTCAACCTGGCCAAGACCACCGCCGTCGACTCCGCCGGTGTGGGGGAGTTGGTCGGCTCGTCCACGGCCGCGAGGAACCGGGGGGCGAGGCTGGTCCTGGCCAACCTTCCGGCCGAGGTGCCGGATCTCCTGGGCGTCGCCCGGCTCGGGTCGTTGTCCGAGGTCTTCGAGACCGAGGACGAGGCCGTCCGGTCCTTCTGA
- a CDS encoding AEC family transporter has translation MASLSPLLSAFGPIWALTAVGYLVGRTGALGEHAEDVLGRFVFQVAMPAALFTMTARTPLGSFANASMLAFAVGTVLACLLGVAVSRWAFGRRPAEQAIGGMAAGYVNSANLGIPVAVQVLGDATFIAPVLLFQVLVVTPVILSVLEALTGRGLSADATSAGTARGGARTARVLLLPLRNPIILASGLGCLVSLSGRHLPTVLAHPCELLGGAGVPTALIVLGMSLHGRRAGAGVGLPAEVGASVVIKTLVQPLAAFTAGSLLLHLPAHQLLAVVVCSALPTAQNVFIYARQYELSTVLARDSVLYSTLLSMATISAAAWSLGAAQH, from the coding sequence GTGGCCTCACTCTCCCCGTTGCTGTCCGCCTTCGGGCCGATCTGGGCGCTCACCGCCGTCGGCTACCTGGTCGGTCGGACGGGAGCCCTGGGTGAGCACGCGGAGGACGTACTCGGCCGGTTCGTCTTCCAGGTGGCCATGCCGGCGGCCCTCTTCACGATGACGGCCCGGACGCCTCTGGGTTCGTTCGCCAACGCGTCCATGCTCGCCTTCGCGGTCGGTACCGTGCTGGCCTGCCTGCTGGGTGTCGCGGTCAGCCGCTGGGCGTTCGGGCGGCGTCCGGCGGAGCAGGCCATCGGCGGTATGGCCGCCGGCTACGTCAACTCCGCCAACCTGGGCATACCGGTGGCCGTCCAGGTGCTTGGCGACGCCACGTTCATCGCGCCGGTGCTGCTCTTCCAGGTACTGGTGGTCACCCCGGTGATCCTCTCCGTCCTGGAGGCCCTGACGGGACGGGGCCTGAGCGCGGACGCGACCTCGGCCGGTACGGCGCGTGGCGGCGCCCGGACCGCGCGGGTGCTGCTGCTCCCGCTGCGCAACCCGATCATCCTCGCCTCGGGGCTCGGCTGTCTGGTCTCGCTCTCCGGACGGCACCTGCCGACGGTGCTCGCGCACCCCTGCGAACTGCTCGGCGGCGCGGGCGTGCCGACGGCGTTGATCGTCCTCGGGATGTCCCTGCACGGCAGGCGGGCCGGCGCCGGCGTCGGCCTGCCCGCCGAGGTGGGGGCGAGCGTCGTGATCAAGACGCTGGTGCAGCCGCTGGCCGCCTTCACCGCGGGCAGCCTCCTGCTGCACCTGCCCGCGCACCAGCTTCTCGCGGTGGTGGTGTGCTCCGCGCTGCCCACCGCGCAGAACGTCTTCATCTACGCACGCCAGTACGAGTTGAGCACGGTACTGGCCCGCGACTCGGTGCTGTACTCCACCCTGCTGTCGATGGCGACCATCTCGGCCGCCGCCTGGAGCCTGGGGGCGGCGCAGCACTGA